In the genome of Triticum urartu cultivar G1812 chromosome 5, Tu2.1, whole genome shotgun sequence, one region contains:
- the LOC125507955 gene encoding UDP-glycosyltransferase 79-like — MDSATSSSGDERGGVHVLLVPLPAQGHMNPMLQLGRRLAYHGLRPTLVATRYVLSTGPPPGDPFRVAAFSDGFDDGGMASCPDPVEYCRRAEAVGSETLAQVIAAEARAGRTPSVMVYDPHMAWAPLVARAAGVPTAAFMSQSCAVDLIYGEAWAGRAPLPMADGSALRRRGAVSVDLGPEDLSPFVVSPGLYPKYLDVSIRQFEGLEHAGDVLVNSFRDLEPQEAEYMESRWRAKTVGPTLPSFFLDDGRLPSNKAYGVNFFSSAAPCMSWLDRQPPCSVVLASYGTVYSLDAGELDELGNGLCDSGKPFLWVVRSNEARKISQELLGRCEENGLIVPWCPQLEVLAHKAIGCFLTHCGWNSTTEALVAGVPMVAMPRSADQPTTAKYVESAWGIGVRMRTDEKGLVRREEVERCIRKVMDGEGKVEYRKNATKWMRMAKESMQEGGSSDKNIAEFAAKYLSTTTQ, encoded by the exons ATGGACAGCGCGACCTCGTCGTCCGGCGATGAGCGCGGCGGCGTGCACGTCCTGCTGGTGCCGCTGCCGGCGCAGGGCCACATGAACCCGATGCTCCAGCTCGGCCGGCGCCTCGCGTACCACGGCCTGCGGCCCACGCTCGTCGCCACGCGGTACGTGCTCTCCACGGGCCCGCCCCCCGGCGACCCCTTCCGCGTGGCCGCCTTCTCAGACGGGTTCGACGACGGCGGCATGGCCTCCTGCCCGGACCCCGTCGAGTACTGCCGCAGGGCCGAGGCCGTGGGGTCCGAGACGCTGGCGCAGGTCATCGCCGCCGAGGCGCGCGCCGGGAGGACGCCGTCCGTGATGGTCTACGATCCGCACATGGCGTGGGCGCCGCTTGTGGCGCGGGCCGCGGGCGTGCCGACCGCCGCGTTCATGTCGCAGTCGTGCGCCGTGGACCTGATCTACGGGGAGGCGTGGGCGGGGCGCGCGCCGCTGCCGATGGCGGATGGGAGCGCGCTGCGTCGCCGGGGCGCGGTGAGCGTGGACCTCGGGCCCGAGGACCTGTCGCCGTTCGTGGTGTCGCCGGGGCTATACCCCAAGTACCTGGACGTGTCGATCCGGCAGTTCGAGGGCCTAGAGCACGCCGGCGACGTGCTCGTCAACTCCTTCCGTGACCTCGAACCGCAGGAGGCGGAGTACATGGAGTCCAGATGGCGCGCCAAGACGGTCGGCCCGACGCTGCCGTCCTTCTTCCTCGACGACGGCCGCCTGCCGTCGAACAAGGCCTACGGCGTCAACTTCTTCAGCAGCGCCGCGCCGTGCATGTCATGGCTGGATCGGCAGCCTCCTTGCTCAGTAGTCCTCGCATCTTATGGGACGGTCTACAGCCTCGACGCCGGTGAGCTTGACGAGCTTGGAAATGGGCTCTGCGATTCCGGCAAGCCATTTCTCTGGGTCGTGAGGTCCAACGAGGCACGGAAGATATCTCAAGAGCTCCTTGGCAGGTGCGAGGAAAATGGATTAATTGTGCCTTGGTGCCCCCAGCTTGAGGTTCTCGCGCATAAGGCCATAG GTTGCTTCTTGACTCATTGTGGATGGAACTCAACGACAGAAGCACTTGTTGCCGGCGTGCCAATGGTGGCGATGCCGAGGTCGGCCGACCAGCCAACCACGGCAAAGTACGTGGAGAGTGCATGGGGGATCGGTGTGCGGATGCGGACAGATGAGAAAGGCTTGGTGAGGAGGGAGGAGGTAGAGAGGTGCATCAGGAAGGTGATGGATGGAGAGGGAAAGGTTGAATACCGTAAAAATGCGACAAAATGGATGAGGATGGCCAAAGAGTCAATGCAAGAAGGAGGAAGCTCTGACAAAAATATTGCCGAATTTGCGGCTAAGTATTTATCCACAACCACCCAATAG